Genomic segment of Gammaproteobacteria bacterium:
CATCCTTCAGATGGGCCCTTCTTTTCCGCCGCCATCTTCACCACGCGCACGCGCTCGCTGCGTTTCACCAGCACCTGCTGCGCGGGATCCTGATATTTGGCGTGCGGACGGCGCCGCATGGTCAGCGCAATGGCCGCAACGATAGCGACCAACAGCACCGCAGCAGCGATTTCGAAGGGATACACATAAACCGTGTACAACACACCGCCGAGTTCTTTGGTGTTGCTGTAGTCCGCGGCGTGTTTGACCCCTTCTCCGAAATGCTCCACACCGAAATAACCGGATCCCAGAACAATGAGAATTTCAATGAGCATGATGACCGCCACCGCGCCCCCCACGGGCAAATAGCGGATAAAACCTTCCCGCAGCGGCACCAGGTTGAT
This window contains:
- a CDS encoding NADH-quinone oxidoreductase subunit J — its product is MEFQTLVFYLFSTVLVLSAGAVVTVRNPVFAVLFLVLAFFTSAAIWLLLEAEFLAITLVLVYVGAVMVLFLFVVMMLDINLVPLREGFIRYLPVGGAVAVIMLIEILIVLGSGYFGVEHFGEGVKHAADYSNTKELGGVLYTVYVYPFEIAAAVLLVAIVAAIALTMRRRPHAKYQDPAQQVLVKRSERVRVVKMAAEKKGPSEG